A genomic stretch from Flavobacterium humidisoli includes:
- a CDS encoding HlyD family secretion protein has translation MEKKKTNKKFIIILAVLILGGGTYGISKYLHGQAHEETDDAQIEKKMNPIIPRVSGYISKVYVKDNDYVKKGDTLFTIDKRDYQLKIDEANAALLGAEGQYEAAKADIGSAYASISVSDAQMRSATGSIESARIRLRQLTNDYNRYNNLYKTHTITKQQYEQALTAKEEAENQVRVLEQQQKATSYQKSVIQSKSKVSDKQTEVAAANIKKAKTMLDVAHLNLSYTVVTAAIDGQVSKVDIQPGQLVQPGQSLFYIINNNEAWVVANFKETQLNKMVVGQKVSLKVDAYPNYEFKGTVTSFSPATGSRFSLLPPDNATGNFVKTIQRLPVKISIDESNDPEKVKLLRPGMNVDVDVHLK, from the coding sequence ATGGAAAAGAAAAAAACAAATAAAAAATTCATCATCATACTTGCAGTTCTGATTTTAGGAGGCGGAACTTACGGAATATCTAAATACCTACACGGTCAAGCTCACGAAGAAACGGATGATGCTCAAATCGAGAAAAAAATGAACCCGATTATCCCAAGAGTTTCTGGGTATATCAGCAAAGTTTATGTGAAAGATAATGATTATGTAAAAAAAGGAGATACTTTATTTACTATTGACAAGAGAGATTATCAATTAAAGATTGATGAAGCTAATGCTGCTTTATTAGGTGCTGAAGGTCAGTACGAAGCTGCAAAAGCTGATATTGGAAGTGCTTATGCAAGCATCTCTGTATCTGATGCTCAAATGAGATCTGCAACCGGTTCTATCGAAAGTGCAAGAATTAGATTGAGACAGCTTACAAACGATTATAACCGTTACAACAACTTGTACAAAACTCATACTATTACAAAACAACAATATGAGCAAGCTTTAACAGCAAAAGAAGAAGCTGAAAACCAAGTACGTGTTTTAGAACAACAGCAAAAAGCTACTTCTTACCAAAAATCTGTTATTCAGTCAAAATCTAAAGTTTCAGACAAACAGACAGAAGTTGCTGCAGCAAATATCAAAAAAGCAAAAACAATGCTAGATGTAGCTCACTTAAACCTTTCTTATACAGTAGTAACTGCTGCAATTGACGGTCAGGTTTCTAAAGTTGATATTCAGCCAGGACAATTAGTTCAGCCAGGACAATCTTTATTCTACATCATTAACAACAACGAAGCTTGGGTTGTAGCAAACTTTAAAGAAACACAATTAAACAAAATGGTTGTGGGACAAAAAGTAAGTTTAAAAGTAGATGCATATCCAAACTATGAGTTTAAAGGTACTGTAACTTCTTTCTCTCCTGCTACAGGATCTCGTTTTTCATTATTACCTCCTGACAACGCAACAGGAAACTTCGTAAAAACAATTCAGAGATTACCAGTAAAAATTAGTATAGATGAATCAAACGATCCTGAGAAAGTAAAACTTTTAAGACCAGGAATGAATGTTGATGTAGATGTACATTTGAAATAA
- a CDS encoding TetR/AcrR family transcriptional regulator, which produces MSHIELNDKKIQILNVAERLFSEKGFEGTSIRDISKEAKINIAMVSYYFGSKERLLEALIFHKTVDLKLQLENLLQENIEPLEKVNKLIEIYINRICLNKGIYRVLHFELYNKKREKSLQAFTELKKGNLKSVESIIKQGQALGVFRKDVNIQLITPTIIGTFFHFHMNRSFFEELFDLKTEEMFNNYIKNDLTKHIQQTIKALLVYEN; this is translated from the coding sequence ATGTCACACATCGAATTGAACGATAAAAAAATTCAGATTCTTAATGTTGCAGAAAGGCTATTTTCTGAGAAAGGATTTGAGGGTACATCGATACGGGATATCTCCAAAGAGGCCAAAATTAACATTGCCATGGTCTCTTATTATTTTGGTTCAAAAGAAAGATTACTGGAAGCTCTTATTTTTCACAAAACTGTTGATTTAAAACTACAACTCGAAAATTTATTGCAAGAAAATATAGAACCTCTTGAAAAAGTCAATAAATTAATCGAAATTTACATTAACAGAATTTGCCTTAACAAAGGGATTTACAGGGTTTTACACTTTGAGCTTTACAATAAAAAGAGAGAAAAAAGCCTTCAAGCTTTTACTGAACTTAAAAAAGGAAATTTAAAATCAGTCGAAAGCATTATTAAGCAAGGCCAAGCTCTAGGGGTTTTTAGAAAAGATGTAAACATCCAGCTCATTACACCAACAATTATCGGGACCTTTTTTCACTTTCACATGAATCGCTCTTTCTTCGAAGAATTATTTGATTTGAAAACAGAAGAAATGTTTAACAATTACATTAAAAACGATCTTACAAAGCACATTCAACAAACTATAAAAGCGCTACTTGTTTATGAAAATTAG
- a CDS encoding MDR family MFS transporter: MATAVQDDDLVEYGFRRVVITITAVLCALLEIVDTTIVNVALTDMRGSLGATLTDVAWVITAYAIANVIVIPMTSWLSQQFGRRNYFVASIIIFTVCSFLCGNATNIWELVAFRFVQGMGGGALLVTAQTIITESYPVAKRGMAQAIYGMGVIVGPTLGPPLGGYLVDNYSWPYIFYINIPLGIIATILALTFVRSPKYGEKLKANQVDWWGIILLSAFIGSLQFVLEHGQQDDWFNDSTIVTLSVVTVLGLVLFIWRELTYKHPIVNLSVLKDGNLRIGTIMCFILGFGLYGSTLIIPIYTQSILGWTATDAGLLLIPGSITTAIMMPFVGNMIQKGVPQGYMVGVGFLVFFFFTFMMYSRMTPDTGVEHMYWPLILRGIGLGLLFVPITTLSLSTLKGKQIGEGAAFTGMMRQLGGSFGIAIITTFITRFSQSHRVDLINNLDPAKFEVQQRIAGMQHAFMAKGYSADVALKKAYQAIEMSVMKQSTVMAYMDIFMYLGIMFLCCIPIILFIKKGKNKISAADAMH; encoded by the coding sequence ATGGCAACAGCAGTACAAGATGACGATTTAGTAGAATACGGTTTCAGACGTGTTGTCATTACGATTACAGCAGTACTTTGTGCACTGCTGGAAATTGTAGATACGACGATTGTAAACGTAGCGCTAACTGACATGCGCGGAAGTCTTGGTGCTACCTTGACCGATGTGGCATGGGTAATTACAGCATACGCTATTGCGAATGTTATTGTAATTCCGATGACGAGCTGGCTATCACAGCAATTTGGAAGACGTAACTATTTTGTGGCTTCCATTATAATATTTACAGTCTGTTCTTTTTTGTGTGGTAATGCCACTAATATTTGGGAGCTAGTAGCTTTCCGTTTCGTACAAGGTATGGGTGGAGGAGCTTTACTAGTAACAGCCCAAACGATTATTACAGAAAGTTACCCCGTAGCAAAACGTGGAATGGCACAGGCTATTTACGGTATGGGTGTAATCGTTGGTCCAACTTTAGGTCCGCCTTTAGGAGGATATTTAGTAGACAATTATTCTTGGCCTTACATTTTCTATATCAATATTCCGTTGGGAATTATTGCAACTATTTTGGCTTTAACATTTGTTAGAAGTCCGAAATATGGAGAAAAACTAAAAGCCAATCAGGTTGACTGGTGGGGAATCATTTTGTTAAGTGCTTTTATCGGTTCTTTACAATTCGTTTTAGAGCACGGACAGCAAGACGACTGGTTTAACGATTCAACAATCGTAACTTTAAGTGTTGTGACGGTTTTAGGACTGGTTCTTTTTATATGGAGAGAGCTTACCTACAAACATCCGATCGTAAACTTAAGCGTTTTAAAAGATGGTAACCTTAGAATTGGAACTATAATGTGTTTTATTCTTGGTTTTGGTCTTTATGGTTCAACATTAATCATTCCGATTTATACACAGTCTATTTTAGGATGGACAGCAACTGATGCAGGATTATTATTGATTCCAGGTTCTATCACAACGGCAATTATGATGCCTTTTGTTGGAAACATGATTCAAAAAGGTGTGCCGCAAGGTTATATGGTTGGAGTAGGATTTTTAGTTTTCTTCTTCTTTACTTTTATGATGTATAGTCGAATGACACCAGATACAGGAGTTGAACATATGTATTGGCCTTTAATTTTAAGAGGAATTGGTTTAGGACTACTTTTCGTGCCAATTACAACACTTTCTCTTTCTACTTTGAAAGGAAAACAAATTGGTGAAGGAGCAGCATTTACAGGAATGATGCGTCAGTTAGGCGGATCTTTTGGTATCGCAATTATTACTACTTTCATCACACGTTTCAGCCAGTCACACCGAGTAGATTTAATTAATAACCTAGATCCTGCCAAGTTTGAAGTACAGCAGCGAATTGCAGGAATGCAGCACGCGTTCATGGCAAAAGGATATAGTGCAGATGTTGCTTTGAAAAAAGCGTATCAGGCTATTGAAATGTCAGTAATGAAGCAAAGTACTGTAATGGCATACATGGATATTTTCATGTATCTTGGAATCATGTTTTTATGTTGCATACCGATTATTCTCTTTATTAAGAAAGGGAAGAACAAAATTAGTGCAGCCGACGCAATGCATTAA
- a CDS encoding gamma-glutamylcyclotransferase family protein, translated as MELLFSYGTLRSKQIQMQIFNKVLSGSPDQILGFKLKSLQIEEEFGMADYVVAVPSESLEDIIHGIAFEVSNAELLKVDQFESNSYKRVQVKLQSGRVAWVYTENK; from the coding sequence ATGGAACTATTATTTTCATACGGAACATTAAGATCTAAACAAATTCAAATGCAGATTTTTAATAAAGTTTTAAGCGGCAGTCCAGATCAAATACTGGGCTTCAAACTTAAAAGTTTACAAATTGAAGAAGAATTTGGTATGGCAGATTATGTTGTGGCTGTACCAAGTGAAAGTTTAGAAGACATTATACATGGTATTGCTTTTGAAGTTTCTAATGCAGAATTGTTAAAAGTAGATCAATTCGAGTCTAATTCATACAAAAGAGTTCAGGTCAAACTTCAATCAGGAAGAGTGGCTTGGGTTTATACAGAAAATAAATAA
- the yaaA gene encoding peroxide stress protein YaaA, producing MKIVISPAKSLNFEKELPTSQYTEPSFLKEARVVHKVVKQKKPSELSELMSISDKLADLNWKRNQDWKTPFTPENARPAVYTFDGDVYTGLDAYTIPLEKLDVLQDKLRILSGLYGLLKPLDLMQAYRLEMGTKMPVAESKNLHEFWKPTVTKALNKELKKGELFVNLASNEYFSAVDVKALKVPVITPDFKDYKDGKLKMISFFAKKARGMMVRYIIDTNAETIDDLKGFNYEGYQFDANLSKGNHLVFTR from the coding sequence ATGAAAATTGTTATATCTCCAGCGAAATCACTGAATTTCGAAAAAGAATTACCAACATCACAATATACAGAACCTTCATTTTTAAAAGAAGCAAGAGTGGTTCATAAAGTAGTAAAACAAAAAAAGCCCTCTGAATTATCAGAATTAATGTCAATCTCAGACAAATTAGCCGATTTAAACTGGAAGAGAAACCAAGATTGGAAAACGCCTTTCACACCAGAAAATGCGCGTCCTGCGGTTTATACATTTGATGGTGACGTTTATACCGGTTTAGATGCTTATACAATTCCTTTAGAAAAATTAGATGTTTTGCAAGATAAATTGAGAATTTTATCTGGATTATATGGTCTTTTAAAACCATTAGATCTAATGCAGGCATACCGTTTAGAAATGGGAACTAAAATGCCAGTTGCCGAATCTAAAAACCTGCATGAATTCTGGAAACCAACAGTAACTAAAGCTTTGAATAAAGAATTGAAAAAGGGTGAGTTATTCGTGAATTTAGCGAGCAATGAATATTTTTCGGCTGTTGATGTAAAAGCTTTGAAAGTGCCCGTAATTACTCCAGATTTCAAGGATTACAAAGATGGAAAACTAAAAATGATCAGTTTCTTTGCGAAAAAGGCGAGGGGGATGATGGTTCGTTATATAATTGATACCAATGCAGAAACGATTGACGATTTAAAAGGCTTTAATTACGAAGGATATCAGTTTGATGCCAATCTTTCTAAAGGAAATCATTTGGTTTTTACTCGTTAG
- a CDS encoding TolC family protein, translating to MKISQLMLFGVFFIGISSVEAQEKTSLTLGEAVKMAWEKSDEVTLANTKVNTKKYELQTVKNNQYPDLKISGQYQRLTKASIDLPNQGESASLASPDRAMLGMANLSLPIFAGFKIQSSIDAYDNLYEAESANAAKTKEDIALRVITYYTALYKAQKTLDALNENQKSAKQRVTDFIELEKNGIIPRNDLLKAQLLVSKTQLSIDEANNNINNINFYLTTLLKLNPTVKIQVNEDDFFNLKTTGAPTTDAMALENRKDLEAIRLQQKASEANVKIAKAGYYPTLSLLGGYTALDLKDIITVKYAMNFGLGLSYDLSGILKNSAHVREAESKALEVKNTESIMTDRIKVEVQKSIEDYDLAINQSVVYEEALQQAAENYRLVKDKFDNGLADTNDLVEADVEQLSAKINTAVAKATIIQKYYELLSVSGQLSQSFNLSKI from the coding sequence ATGAAAATTAGTCAATTAATGCTCTTTGGAGTTTTCTTTATTGGAATATCTTCAGTAGAAGCACAAGAAAAAACAAGTTTAACCTTAGGCGAAGCCGTGAAAATGGCATGGGAAAAGAGTGACGAAGTTACGCTTGCCAACACTAAGGTAAACACAAAAAAATACGAATTACAGACGGTTAAGAATAACCAATATCCTGATTTAAAAATCTCTGGCCAGTATCAACGTCTTACAAAGGCTTCTATTGATCTTCCAAATCAGGGTGAAAGTGCTTCTCTAGCTTCTCCAGACCGAGCAATGCTGGGTATGGCAAATTTAAGTTTACCTATTTTTGCTGGTTTTAAAATACAAAGCAGCATTGATGCATATGATAACTTATATGAAGCTGAAAGTGCAAATGCTGCCAAAACGAAAGAAGATATTGCTCTAAGAGTAATTACTTATTACACCGCTTTGTATAAGGCACAAAAAACTTTAGATGCTCTAAATGAAAATCAAAAAAGCGCTAAACAGCGTGTTACTGATTTTATCGAATTGGAGAAAAACGGAATTATCCCTAGAAATGATTTATTGAAAGCACAATTGTTGGTTTCAAAAACACAATTATCAATTGATGAGGCTAATAACAATATCAATAACATCAATTTCTATTTGACAACATTGCTTAAATTAAACCCAACTGTGAAAATACAGGTAAATGAGGACGATTTTTTCAATCTAAAAACAACTGGAGCACCTACAACAGATGCAATGGCTCTTGAAAACAGAAAAGATTTAGAAGCTATTCGTTTACAGCAAAAAGCTTCTGAGGCAAATGTTAAGATTGCCAAAGCGGGATACTACCCAACGCTTTCATTACTTGGAGGTTACACTGCTCTAGATCTTAAAGATATTATTACTGTAAAATATGCAATGAATTTTGGTTTAGGTTTATCTTATGATTTATCTGGAATCTTAAAAAACAGTGCGCACGTAAGAGAGGCTGAAAGTAAAGCTCTTGAAGTGAAAAATACAGAATCAATAATGACAGACCGCATTAAAGTTGAAGTTCAAAAATCTATTGAAGATTATGACTTGGCTATCAATCAAAGTGTGGTTTACGAAGAAGCGCTTCAACAGGCTGCGGAAAATTACCGATTGGTAAAAGATAAATTTGACAACGGTCTTGCTGATACCAATGATTTGGTTGAAGCTGATGTTGAACAATTAAGTGCCAAAATCAATACTGCTGTAGCCAAAGCAACCATTATTCAAAAATATTACGAATTACTTTCAGTATCAGGACAATTATCACAATCATTCAATCTTTCTAAAATATAA
- a CDS encoding phosphoribosylanthranilate isomerase produces MKLKICGMKYPENILEVGALLPDYMGFIFWEKSARYCNENVPELIKTIKKVGVFVNQSQEEILEKVEKYNLQAVQLHGEESVEFCSALKEKLPKKIEIIKVFSADENFDFETIKPFENVCDYFLFDTKGKLPGGNGTTFDWTILKKYNSKKPFFLSGGIGMNELKAIEEISKSNLPIYAVDVNSKFEIEPGLKNKNLLSNFKRKFDVANF; encoded by the coding sequence ATGAAACTCAAAATATGCGGCATGAAATATCCCGAAAACATTCTCGAAGTAGGTGCACTCCTACCCGATTATATGGGATTTATTTTCTGGGAAAAATCCGCTAGATATTGCAATGAGAATGTTCCCGAATTGATAAAAACAATCAAAAAAGTGGGCGTTTTTGTTAATCAAAGTCAGGAGGAGATTCTGGAAAAAGTCGAAAAATACAACTTACAAGCAGTTCAATTACACGGGGAAGAATCAGTTGAATTTTGCTCAGCATTAAAAGAAAAACTTCCGAAAAAAATTGAAATTATCAAAGTTTTTTCGGCCGATGAGAATTTTGATTTTGAAACCATTAAACCTTTTGAGAATGTCTGCGATTATTTTCTATTTGATACCAAAGGAAAACTTCCTGGCGGAAATGGAACAACTTTCGACTGGACGATATTAAAAAAATACAATTCGAAAAAGCCTTTCTTTTTAAGCGGCGGAATTGGAATGAATGAATTAAAAGCCATTGAAGAAATTTCAAAAAGCAATTTGCCTATTTATGCTGTCGATGTAAATAGTAAATTTGAAATCGAACCAGGGCTAAAAAATAAAAATCTATTAAGCAATTTCAAGCGTAAATTTGATGTTGCCAACTTTTAA
- a CDS encoding CCA tRNA nucleotidyltransferase yields the protein MAIQTNYKTALQNKIFDIISKASQELNVDSYVIGGFVRDLLLNRGSKKDIDVVAVGSGIELALKVSDLLPNKPKVQVFKTYGTAMLRFEDTDIEFVGARKESYNRDSRNPIVENGTLQDDQNRRDFTINAFALSLNKNNFGDLLDPFDGLTDLENKTIKTPLDPDITYSDDPLRMLRAIRFATQLNFDIEENSLNAITKNADRIKIISGERIVDELNKILMTDKPSRGFLLLYKTGLLDIILPELTALNQVEEIEGHTHKNNFYHTLEVVDNICPNTDDVWLRWSALLHDIGKAPTKRFTKKQGWTFHGHEFLGGKMAKKIFERLHMPLNHKMKFVQKMVIMSSRPIVLAQDIVTDSAVRRLVFDAGEDVENLMTLCEADITTKNPSKFKKYHKNFELVRKKIVEVEERDHVRNFQPPISGEEIMEIFDLKPSREIGVLKEAVKEAILEGVIPNEYQAAYDFVIKRAEKLGLKKVEK from the coding sequence GTGGCGATACAAACAAATTACAAAACTGCTTTACAAAACAAAATCTTCGATATTATTTCGAAAGCTTCTCAGGAATTAAACGTTGACTCTTATGTGATAGGAGGATTTGTTCGTGATTTGCTTTTAAATCGAGGTTCTAAAAAAGATATTGATGTAGTTGCTGTTGGAAGCGGCATCGAATTAGCGCTTAAAGTTTCAGATTTACTTCCGAATAAACCAAAAGTTCAGGTTTTTAAAACTTACGGAACAGCCATGCTTCGTTTTGAAGATACCGATATTGAGTTTGTTGGCGCCCGAAAAGAATCTTACAATCGTGATAGCCGAAATCCGATTGTGGAAAACGGAACTTTGCAAGACGATCAAAATCGTCGAGATTTTACAATCAATGCTTTTGCTTTATCTTTAAATAAAAATAATTTTGGAGATCTTTTAGACCCTTTTGATGGTTTAACCGATTTAGAAAATAAAACAATCAAAACACCTTTGGATCCAGATATTACTTATTCTGATGATCCTTTGCGAATGCTTCGTGCGATTCGTTTTGCAACACAATTGAATTTCGATATCGAAGAAAATTCTTTGAATGCAATCACAAAAAATGCAGATCGCATTAAAATTATTTCTGGCGAAAGAATCGTTGATGAGTTAAACAAAATTCTCATGACGGATAAACCTTCGAGAGGATTTTTACTTTTATACAAAACAGGACTTTTGGATATTATTTTACCTGAATTGACTGCTTTGAATCAGGTTGAAGAAATTGAAGGCCATACGCATAAAAACAATTTCTATCATACGTTGGAAGTTGTCGACAATATTTGTCCAAACACAGATGATGTTTGGCTTCGTTGGTCGGCTTTATTGCATGACATTGGGAAAGCGCCCACTAAACGTTTCACTAAAAAACAAGGCTGGACTTTTCACGGACATGAGTTTTTAGGTGGAAAAATGGCGAAGAAAATATTCGAACGTCTGCATATGCCATTGAACCACAAAATGAAATTTGTGCAAAAAATGGTTATTATGAGTTCTCGTCCAATCGTTTTGGCACAAGATATTGTAACCGACAGCGCCGTTCGCCGTTTGGTTTTTGATGCTGGCGAAGATGTTGAAAATTTAATGACTTTGTGCGAAGCGGATATCACAACTAAAAATCCATCAAAATTTAAGAAATATCACAAGAACTTTGAGCTTGTCCGTAAGAAGATCGTTGAAGTAGAAGAACGCGATCATGTTCGTAATTTCCAACCGCCAATCTCGGGCGAAGAAATTATGGAAATATTCGATTTAAAGCCTTCACGCGAAATCGGAGTTTTGAAAGAAGCGGTAAAAGAAGCTATTTTAGAAGGCGTTATTCCAAATGAATATCAGGCGGCTTATGATTTTGTGATTAAAAGAGCTGAGAAATTGGGCTTAAAAAAAGTAGAAAAATAA
- a CDS encoding carbon-nitrogen hydrolase family protein, with the protein MILAAAQTKPKRGEISANLLNHYQLIELAAQNGANVIAFPELSITGYERENAEAFIFTEDDYRIDHLKELAVRNNIVIIAGAPIKIDSKLFIGEFIIAPDDSVSIYTKQFLHEGEDEFFDSTFDYNPMLTIDNQNISFAICADIDNPLHPENAAKNDTDIYIASIFFSPNGIPNAYRDLQNYAEKHKMNVLMSNFSGESWGSPSAGQSAFWNSKGDLVAQMNDSDSGLLLVEKQNDNWTSKIIVA; encoded by the coding sequence ATGATTTTAGCGGCAGCGCAGACTAAACCAAAACGTGGAGAGATATCTGCTAATTTACTGAACCACTATCAGCTTATTGAATTGGCTGCTCAAAACGGTGCTAATGTAATTGCATTTCCAGAATTATCTATTACTGGTTATGAAAGAGAAAATGCAGAAGCATTCATTTTCACAGAAGACGATTATAGAATAGACCATTTAAAAGAATTGGCGGTTAGAAATAACATTGTCATTATAGCTGGAGCACCAATTAAAATAGATTCGAAACTGTTTATTGGCGAATTTATTATCGCCCCTGATGATTCGGTTTCTATTTACACCAAACAGTTTTTGCATGAAGGAGAAGATGAATTCTTCGATTCGACATTCGATTATAATCCGATGCTGACTATTGACAATCAAAATATTTCTTTTGCAATTTGCGCTGATATTGACAATCCGCTGCATCCAGAAAATGCGGCTAAAAATGACACCGACATTTACATTGCAAGCATTTTCTTTTCGCCAAACGGAATTCCGAATGCGTACAGAGATTTACAAAACTATGCTGAAAAACACAAAATGAATGTTTTGATGTCTAATTTCAGCGGAGAATCTTGGGGATCGCCTTCTGCAGGCCAAAGTGCATTCTGGAATAGCAAAGGAGATTTAGTTGCACAAATGAATGATTCTGATTCTGGATTACTATTGGTTGAAAAACAAAACGATAATTGGACAAGTAAAATTATTGTCGCCTAG
- the trpB gene encoding tryptophan synthase subunit beta, with protein sequence MSFNVNEKGYYGEFGGAYIPEMLYPNVEELRQKYLSIMDEPDFKAEFNQLLKDYVGRPSPLYFAKRLSEKYNTKVYLKREDLNHTGAHKVNNTIGQILLAKRLGKKRIIAETGAGQHGVATATVCALMGIECIVYMGEIDIARQAPNVARMKMLGAEVRPALSGSRTLKDATNEAIRDWINNPVDTHYIIGSAIGPHPYPDMVTRFQSIISEEIKWQLKEKEGRENPDYVVACIGGGSNAAGTYYHFLHEPEVGIIAVEAAGKGVDSGHSAATSKLGKVGVIHGCKTLLMQTPDGQITEPYSISAGLDYPGVGPLHAHLAQTGRGEFFSVTDDDAMNAGLQLTKLEGIIPAIESAHAFAVLDQKKFKPEDIVVISLSGRGDKDLDNYIDYFKL encoded by the coding sequence ATGAGTTTTAACGTTAACGAAAAAGGATATTACGGAGAATTTGGTGGTGCTTACATCCCTGAAATGCTGTATCCAAATGTAGAAGAACTACGCCAAAAATACTTAAGTATAATGGATGAACCTGATTTTAAAGCAGAGTTCAACCAATTGCTGAAAGATTACGTTGGACGCCCTAGTCCGTTGTATTTTGCGAAACGTCTATCTGAGAAATACAATACCAAAGTTTATCTAAAAAGAGAAGACTTAAACCATACTGGAGCACACAAAGTAAACAATACAATCGGACAGATTTTATTGGCAAAACGTCTAGGCAAAAAAAGAATTATTGCCGAAACTGGTGCGGGTCAGCATGGTGTGGCAACGGCTACCGTTTGTGCTTTAATGGGAATCGAATGCATCGTTTACATGGGCGAAATCGACATTGCGCGTCAGGCACCAAACGTAGCGCGTATGAAAATGTTAGGCGCAGAAGTTCGTCCAGCACTTTCAGGATCTAGAACTTTAAAAGATGCTACAAATGAAGCCATTCGTGATTGGATTAATAACCCAGTTGATACACATTATATTATCGGATCTGCAATTGGGCCACATCCTTATCCAGACATGGTAACTCGTTTTCAGAGTATTATTTCTGAGGAAATCAAATGGCAATTAAAAGAAAAAGAAGGGCGAGAAAACCCTGATTATGTTGTAGCTTGTATTGGTGGCGGAAGCAACGCTGCTGGAACATATTATCACTTTCTACACGAACCTGAAGTTGGAATCATTGCTGTAGAAGCTGCTGGAAAAGGTGTTGACAGTGGACACAGCGCTGCGACAAGTAAGTTAGGAAAAGTTGGTGTAATCCATGGCTGTAAAACGCTTTTAATGCAGACACCAGACGGACAAATTACAGAACCTTATTCTATTTCGGCAGGATTAGATTATCCAGGCGTTGGGCCTTTACATGCGCATTTGGCACAAACAGGACGCGGCGAATTTTTCTCTGTTACCGATGACGACGCTATGAATGCTGGTCTACAATTGACAAAATTAGAAGGAATTATTCCAGCAATCGAGAGCGCGCATGCTTTTGCCGTTTTAGATCAAAAGAAATTCAAGCCAGAAGATATAGTCGTTATCAGTCTTTCTGGCCGTGGCGATAAAGATTTAGATAATTATATAGATTACTTTAAATTGTAA
- the trpA gene encoding tryptophan synthase subunit alpha codes for MNRITQKLQEDKKILSIYFSAGYPNLNDTVQIIQDLEKNGVDLIEIGLPFSDPLADGPTIQASSTQALHNGMTTQILFDQLKNIRESVKIPLIIMGYFNPMLQYGVEAFCQKCAEIGIDGLIIPDLPVDVYADEYKAIFEKYGLINVFLITPQTSDERIRFIDSVSNGFIYMVSSASVTGSQSGFGDVQESYFERIANLNLKNPQIVGFGISNKETFNQATKYAKGAIIGSAFIKHLAENGTGKIEEFVGEIR; via the coding sequence ATGAACAGAATAACTCAGAAATTACAAGAAGATAAAAAGATACTTTCGATCTATTTTTCTGCCGGATATCCAAACTTAAACGATACCGTGCAGATTATTCAAGATTTAGAAAAAAATGGAGTTGATTTAATCGAAATCGGATTGCCTTTCAGCGATCCTTTGGCAGATGGGCCAACCATTCAGGCGAGTTCTACACAAGCGCTTCATAACGGAATGACAACTCAAATTCTTTTTGACCAACTGAAGAACATCCGCGAAAGCGTAAAAATTCCGTTGATTATTATGGGCTATTTTAATCCGATGTTGCAATACGGAGTTGAAGCTTTCTGCCAGAAATGTGCTGAAATCGGAATTGATGGTTTAATTATTCCAGACCTTCCGGTTGATGTGTATGCAGATGAATATAAAGCTATTTTCGAAAAATATGGTTTAATCAACGTTTTCCTGATCACACCTCAAACTTCAGACGAACGTATTCGTTTTATCGACAGCGTTTCAAACGGATTTATTTATATGGTAAGTTCTGCAAGCGTTACCGGTTCGCAATCTGGATTTGGAGATGTTCAAGAAAGTTATTTCGAAAGAATAGCAAATCTGAATTTAAAAAATCCTCAAATCGTTGGTTTCGGAATTTCGAACAAAGAAACTTTCAATCAGGCAACTAAATATGCTAAAGGCGCTATTATTGGAAGTGCTTTTATAAAACATTTAGCGGAAAATGGGACTGGAAAAATTGAGGAATTTGTTGGAGAGATTCGATAG